The window GACCACCAGCAACAAAATCAGGATCACAAGCGGCCACAACGGCAGGCTGCGGCCCCCGGCCGGTGCGGGGACGCTCACTGCGAAACGCGCCGCGCATCACGCATAGGAGAGGCAGCGCGCGGATCAGGGAAGTTGTCTGACATGCGCTCAACCTAGAGGAAAACGCCCCCAGCGTACAGCAGGTGCAACGCTTGCGATCGATACTAGAACGCCACTTGCGCGCGCATCTGGAATATGCTGGGTTCGTCGCTCACGCCTGCCTGCTCTTGGTCGAGCACCTCAATGTAATTCGCAGAGAAGCGCAGGTAGTAATTCGGATACCAGTTGAGCGCTAAGCCGAGATTGTCTTCTTCGCCGCCGTCGATGGCGCCGTCGGTCAAATCAATGGTGCTGTAACGCAACGCCACCTGCCACGCGCCACCAGGGCTCTCCGGCGTGACTCGCGTCCAGCGGCCTGCGTCCGCGGCGTAGGGCCGTGATTCGCCGGTCAGGAAATAACCACCCTCGACGTACCACCCGTCGAAGTCCGCATCCGCCAGCGCGCTGCTGACATCCGCCAGCATATACTCCGCCTGCGCGTGAAACGGCCCGGCCACCCCAGCCGCTTCCAGTCCATACGTCGTTACGTCTTCCACGTCGGCGATCGCGTCGGTGTCGACCAGTCGCACATCCGTGGCGTTGGATTCAGGGCGCGTGCGAAAGCGTGTCTCCTCGCCACGGCTCGGGTCGCGCCAGTAAACGGATCCACCAAAATGCAGCACGGACGTATCGGTCGCGATCGGCGCAAACGTGGCGCGCGCGGCAGCGCTGATGCCGCTGTCGAACTCATTGCCATCGTCGTCCTCGCCCGCATCGTTCGAGGCGGTCTCGCCGAACACGCCCACGTTCGCACTGTAATTATCCCCGCCCGCGCCGATGCCCGCACCGATACGACGTCCGGGCACCAGCGCATCGTGCGTCAGCGCGCGCTCCATGAAGGTGATGTCATTGGTGCTGGTAATGTTGTCTAGCGAAAACGGCTGCTTGAAGTGGCCAGCGGTAATGACGATCGGGTCCAGACCGAGAAACTGAAGATACACATCGGCAAGCGCGACACCCTCGTCCGCGAAGTCGAATTCGCTCTTAAAGCCCCAGTCCTCGTAAAAGGTGCCCTGCACACCGATGCGGGCGCGGCGAAAACTGGACCCGCTGCCCAGGGCCGCCGCGTCTTCGTCGTAGAACGCGGCATCGGCCTGGATGCGCCCGAACACGCCAAAAGTAAAATTGCCGTCGGCGGTCTCGAAATTCAGGCCGCCCTTGTTCTCGAAAATCGCACCATCCTGGGCTTGCACGCAAGGTGCTGTGGCGATCGCCAGACCGAGCGCGAGTGTGCATATGCACGTGTTGTGTCGCATAGTTGGATGTCTCCGCCGTAGCTGTTGTGAAACGTGTTGTTGTGTGCCCTGGGTCGAAGAACCAACCGGAAGTTTTACAGCATCACGCGCCCGGCTCGTTGGCATTGGGATAGAAAAGCTGCTTGCCCTTGAGCTTGTAGGATGCGATGGCCTTCTGGCCCGCCGGGGACACCAGCCAGTCGATGAACGCCTGTCCTTCCTTCGCCTTCACGTGCGGGTGTTTTTCGGGATTGACCAGAATCACGCCATACTGATTGAACAGTTCCGGGTCGCCCGCCACCAGCACCTCAAGATTCTGCCGGTTGTTAAAGCTGATCCAGGTGCCGCGGTCGGCGAGCGTGTAAGCGTCCATGCTCGCCGCCGTGTTCAAGGTCGGGCCCATGCCTTGACCCAGAGATCGATACCAAGTGCCGTTCGCTGCGTCCACATCCACGTCGGCCACCTTCCATATCTCCAGTTCCTTTTGATGGGTGCCGCTGTCATCGCCGCGCGAGGCGAACGCTGCTTGCGCGCCGGCAATTTTATCGAAGGCGTCGGTGGCGCTCTGTATGCCTGCAATCTGCGCCGGATCCGACTTCGGACCCACGATGATGAAATCGTTGTACATCACCGGGAAGCGCTTCACGCCATGTCCGGCTTCGACGAACGCTTCCTCATCCGGCTTGTAGTGGACGAACAACACATCGGCATCCCCACGCTCGGCAATGCCGATCGCCTCTCCGGTGCCCACCGCGACCACGCGCACGTCCACGCCGGACTTCTTCTCAAACTTCGGCAGCAGGTCGTCGAACAGTCCGGAGTCCTGCGTGGACGTGGTCGACGCCACAACAATGAAAGGTTGTGCGGCGCTTGCAGCAGTGCAGACCGACAATGCCAACACCAAGCCCAGAATTCGCGTGGAAAAAAATGACTTGAACGACATACGGCGGCTCCTGTGCGGTGTGTTTGCGTACGCAGGTATTATGTTTAGTTTTCTTGTTCCGTCAATAAAAAATTCCATGCAGAAAAACATCGTATACATGCATGATAAAGTTAATGCGGCGGCGCAGCACACCAACGGGTAGACTGTGCTCTCGTCCAACTAAACCTTACGGAAAATGACGGAATGCACATAAGCGCGCGCAATAACCTCAAAGGCAGGGTTACGCAGGTTTCACACGGGGCAGTCAACAGCGAGATTACCGTGGAGTTGCCCGGTGGCGCGGAACTGGTTTCCATCATCACCAAGGCGTCGGCGGAACGGCTCGGTCTCGCCACCGGCAAGCAGGTTTACGTGATCGTCAAGGCCAGTGACGTGATGATCGCGACCGAGTGAACTGCGGAGCGCGCGCCTGCCGCGCGCCATCATTCGGCGTCGGGTGGCGCGTTCCTGAAGAACGCCGACCATTCGTGCACGCAGTTCGCGCCCGACGTATCGTAGCCCCCCATGCCCATAGCGCCTGCACGGGACTCCGCGCCGCGCAATAACGTCGTCGCCCCGTTATCGCGGACGCACGCAGTGCCGCGGCGGGTTGAATGCCCAGGCTGACATCGGCGGACTCGACCGCCACCAGCGCGGCGCCGCCAGATTAGTGAACTCCTTCGCGTCATAACCCCGCACCCTTTGCGGTTCCACCGCCGCCAGTCTCAAACCCTCGAACGCCAGTCACGTACCCGTTTCAATCTACCGGTTGATAAAATGCAGCCGTGACCCACCCAACATCCAACCCGAACGCAGCCGCTGCGGTGGTGCGCGCACTCGCACGATTTGCCCGGCAACACCCAGCAGGAACCGAGGATCACTCGTTGCCGAGAATGCTGGTCCGGGAGCGCAGGCCGCATCGCAAGCGCGAACCACAATACCGATCCGTTGCACGGATGGCGGATAAAGCGGAAATCGTGCCTTTGTTGGCACGAAGTCGAAGCGGATTGCCCAAAAAAGGTGTAAATCGGAGTAAGGTGAATGAATCCGGCCACGGTATTGACAATTCCAGCGTCACGAGGCTAAAACTTGAGTACCGCCCTCGCGCCGCGCGGCCCCGGCATTAAAACGCCGTCGTGGTACCAACCCTGGCAGGATCGCGGACAAAAAACGCAGCATCAAACGCAAGCGTGAAATCACGCAGGAGTTTTCATCCATGAGCGCAGTAGTAAAAGAGAATTTCGAACTTAGTTCACCCGTAACACAATTCATCGGCCAACCCCGCAAGCTGTTTATCGACGGCAAGTGGGTGTCGGCCCAATCCGGCAAGACCTTTGCGGTTGAAAATCCAGCTACCGGTGAAGAGATCGCGCGGGTCGCCGAGGGCGATAAGGCCGATATCGATATTGCGGTAAAGGCCGCTCGTCGCGCTTACGAAAGCGGTGCCTGGCCCAGCATGACACCGTCCGCGCGCGGACGGTTGATCCACAGGATCGGCGATTTAATCCTGGAGCACCTGGATGAATTCGCCGAGTTGGAGTCGCTGGACAACGGCAAACCTGTGTCGGTTGCACGGGCAGCGGACGTGCCGCTTGCCGCCGACATGTTTCATTACATGTCTGGGTGGTGCACCAAGCGCCACGGCGACCTGCTTCCCCTTTCAGTGCTGTATACGCCGGGCGTGCAATATCACTCCTATACTCGACCGGAGCCGGTTGGCGTGGTTGGTCAGATCGTACCGTGGAACTTTCCCCTGCTGATGGCCGTATGGAAACTGGCCCCGGCGCTAGCCTGCGGCTGCACTGTTGTGATCAAGGTCGCCGAGGAAACGCCGCTTAGCGCGTTGCGTTTAGGCGAGATCATGCAGGAGGCAGGACTGCCAAACGGCGTGGTCAACATCATAACCGGCTTCGGCGAAACCGCCGGCGCAGCGCTGGCGTCACATACCGGCATCGATAAGATCGCCTTTACGGGCTCCACTGAAGTCGGGCGCATGATCGTCAAAGCCGCGGCCAACGATCTTAAAAAGGTATCCCTGGAACTAGGCGGCAAATCGCCCAACAT is drawn from Gammaproteobacteria bacterium and contains these coding sequences:
- a CDS encoding porin — encoded protein: MRHNTCICTLALGLAIATAPCVQAQDGAIFENKGGLNFETADGNFTFGVFGRIQADAAFYDEDAAALGSGSSFRRARIGVQGTFYEDWGFKSEFDFADEGVALADVYLQFLGLDPIVITAGHFKQPFSLDNITSTNDITFMERALTHDALVPGRRIGAGIGAGGDNYSANVGVFGETASNDAGEDDDGNEFDSGISAAARATFAPIATDTSVLHFGGSVYWRDPSRGEETRFRTRPESNATDVRLVDTDAIADVEDVTTYGLEAAGVAGPFHAQAEYMLADVSSALADADFDGWYVEGGYFLTGESRPYAADAGRWTRVTPESPGGAWQVALRYSTIDLTDGAIDGGEEDNLGLALNWYPNYYLRFSANYIEVLDQEQAGVSDEPSIFQMRAQVAF
- a CDS encoding substrate-binding domain-containing protein, with translation MSFKSFFSTRILGLVLALSVCTAASAAQPFIVVASTTSTQDSGLFDDLLPKFEKKSGVDVRVVAVGTGEAIGIAERGDADVLFVHYKPDEEAFVEAGHGVKRFPVMYNDFIIVGPKSDPAQIAGIQSATDAFDKIAGAQAAFASRGDDSGTHQKELEIWKVADVDVDAANGTWYRSLGQGMGPTLNTAASMDAYTLADRGTWISFNNRQNLEVLVAGDPELFNQYGVILVNPEKHPHVKAKEGQAFIDWLVSPAGQKAIASYKLKGKQLFYPNANEPGA
- a CDS encoding TOBE domain-containing protein: MHISARNNLKGRVTQVSHGAVNSEITVELPGGAELVSIITKASAERLGLATGKQVYVIVKASDVMIATE
- a CDS encoding aldehyde dehydrogenase family protein, with protein sequence MSAVVKENFELSSPVTQFIGQPRKLFIDGKWVSAQSGKTFAVENPATGEEIARVAEGDKADIDIAVKAARRAYESGAWPSMTPSARGRLIHRIGDLILEHLDEFAELESLDNGKPVSVARAADVPLAADMFHYMSGWCTKRHGDLLPLSVLYTPGVQYHSYTRPEPVGVVGQIVPWNFPLLMAVWKLAPALACGCTVVIKVAEETPLSALRLGEIMQEAGLPNGVVNIITGFGETAGAALASHTGIDKIAFTGSTEVGRMIVKAAANDLKKVSLELGGKSPNIVLSDADMDVAIPGALNAIFFNQGECCAAGSRLFVDQKVFDQVVEGVAEQAKQIKMGPGLDPTTQLGPMVSDAQFTRVSGYLDSGAAEGARALSGGKKREGKGYFIEPTIFVDTKPGMKVVDEEIFGPVVVAMPFGDMDELVQQANNSIYGLAAGIWTRDLSKAHTLAGKIKAGSVWINCYNIFDAALPFGGYKQSGWGREMGEAVLSNYTEN